TGCGGCAACGCAGTTCGAACTTGACCACGGTGTCTCTGGCACCCGTGTCAGCCACTCCACGCAGATGAACGTCGCCGACCACTTCGGCTTCGGTCAGCTCCGGGACATCCTGTGCGGGAAAATGAAGATCGATCTCCGTCTTGGCGCGTACCCACCGAAGAATGGGCAAACGCAGAGGATTGGATGTTTGGGAGCCTTTCATGTCTTCAAAGATACCCCCATCCAGCTCACTTCGGCTTGACGTCCTTCGAACGCTGGATGGCTTCGTTGACCGTGCGTCGCGCCACGGCGACGGAAGAGTCAACCCCGATGGTGACAAGCTCGGTGAATGTGGCGAATTCATCGCGTGAAACGGAGATCACGGTTCCCCGCGGACTGGAGAGGCTGGGAGCCAGAAACCAGGACTTCCCCTCCGGGTAGGCGTACACGCGAAGCGATGGCGCTTTGGATGCGCTGTCCACCACTTCGAAACCCGCTTGGGGAAGCGCTCTGCGGTAGGCTTCCAGCAGTGTCCAGCCCGTATCCGGGCATTCCGGGCATTTGACTTCCAAGCGCATGGAGGCGGACGGAGGTCCGGCGAACAATGCGGTCACTGATAGGAAAATTGTCGCGAGAAAGGGAATCTTCATGGGTGGGGGGTCCCGGTTGGACGGTAGGTGATGGAGTACAGGGAATTTACGCAGTTTGGCGCGATTGTCCAGTGCAATGGCGCCAAACCGCCAGAATCATCTCAATTGATCATGACGATCGCGCCTTTGACCGTGTTCATCGCACTCGCTTCCACGTTGGTCATGACCCCGGTCATCTTGTTCTGGACGCCCGCCTTGGATTCCACGTTGACCGTGCCTTCCATCTTGACGTTCAATCCCTTGATGCCCGCGTCCATGGTGGCCTCGGCGGCGATCTTCTGGGTCGCCTTGAGGTTGATGTTCATGGCCTCCTGCTTGATGTCGCCCGCGGCCGCCTTCATGTTGATGGCGCCCGAATCGGCCTGCATCGAGATGTCCTTGGCCTTGACCTTCATGGAACCCTTGGCGGTGATCTCCAGGTCGCCCTCGGTCTTGAGGATCAGCTTGTTGCCGCCCATGTCCAGTTGGATGATGTTCTTCTTGTTGCCATCCTGGATGGTGATCATCTTGCCGTCGTCGTCCATCTTCACGAGATGTCCGCCGGCGGTCTGGATGGAAAGCGCCTTCTTGTCGTCGTCGAGCGTCAGGAAATGTCCGCTCTTGGTGCGCAGCGTGGCGATGCCCTTCTTCGACTGGATCGTGAGGCCGTGGGTGTTGTCGGAAACCGACAATTCCAAGGTGTCGCCCTTGTCGTCCAGGTGCAGTCGGTGCTTGTTGACCGTCTCCAAGAGGGCGCCCGCGATGTCCTTGTTGTCTTCCAGGGCGAGCTTGCGTCCACCCGAGGAGTTCAGCTGGACCCGCGTCTTGTCCTTGAGGTCGTCCAACGTGAGCGTATTGCCCGTCGCGGTCTTGAAGACCGACTGGCTCTTGTTGTTGGCGGTGACCGGGCTCTTGTTGGAGGGATTGGGCAGGGTTCCGATCGCGATCGGCTTGTCCACGTCGCCGTCTTCGAACGCCAAGACAAGGTCCGCACCCTTGTGGATGGGCATGTGCATGCCGTATCCGGGGCCCGCGTAGGGCTGGGACAATCGCACGGGAGGGCTCATCTGGCCGTCCTTGTGCGGTGCTTCGTCGAAGGGGAACTTGGCCCGGTACCTGCCCGCGTCGTCGATGTGCGCGTAATCGCCGTCGGGGCCGTCGCTTTTCACCACCAACACGCCCGGCACCTGGGGCCGCGTGGCCAGCGGGGAAGGACGGTAGGCCAAGGACATGGACTGGGCCACCACGGTATTGCTGTAGTGGGAATCCTGGCCGTTGCCCAGGAGGGAGCCTTCCTGGGAGCCCTCGTGTTTGACTTCGATCAGGACGTAATCGCCGCCGAACCCACGTCCGAACTGCTGGGAAATCGTGAATTTGGTGCCGGCCCGCATCATGGGGTTGTGGGTGGAACACGTCACGCGGTCGCGCGCCGCCATCTCGGATTCGCGGGCGAACTTGGCGATTTTTGTCAACTCGCCGGGCTTTTCGGTGTCCACCTCGTGGCGGACCCACTCGCCTTGGCCCTGGCCCGTGGCCTGGCCCTTCTGGATGGCTCCGGGTTTCTGGTAGTCGTATCCGGTCAAACGCACGCCGCCCTTGTGGAGCGCGTTGGAACGGCGAAGCGAAAAGATCGCGTCGAAATTCTCCTCGACCAGTCCCGCGCCGGGCCGATACTGCATTTCGTCGGTCTGTTCGCTGGGCTGGAAGGCGTTGTTGTCGTCGGCCACCACGAAGGTCACGTCTTCGCCGACGGTTTCCTCGTAGAAGAAGATGCCCGCGCCATGGGCCGTACGATGGAAGAACGAGAGATCCGATTCGTTGTACTGGACGTGCAGTTCCCGCGGCTGGTAGGAGCCGCTGAAATTCTCCTTGTAGAGCTTGCCTTCGAGCCCCGCATCCTTCGCGACTTCCTTGAGGATTTCAGGGATGGTCTTGTTCTGGAAAACGCGGTTGTGGGCCGAGTAGGACAACAGGTCCACGCGGCCGCGCATGGAAATCTCGTAACGGCTGTACTTGTCGCCGAACGGCTCTTCGTGGAATTCCGTGACCACGCCGCGCAGGCAGTGCTCGCCATTGACATGGATCCGAAGCACAGCCTCCTTGCCGACCATGTCGTCGTGCGCCAATCCGTTGGCCGTGGAAATCGCCAGGATGCTGATCTGGGTGGCGGCGGAAATGCTTTCGATGGCACTGAAGCGAAGAACTCCGAAGGATTCCGAAAGTCCCGTGACCTCGAACGTGTACAACGTGGTGTCGGCACGCCCTGATCCCCCGCTACCTCCGCTGGAAGAGCCTGAACTCGACGCACTCGAACCTCCCGACGACGCCGGGGAGGAGCGGGAAACGGAGGAGGCACCAGAAGAAGAGCTCGCAGCTCCGCTGGTTCCTCTGGAGCCAAGCGAGGATGCTCCCGAGGATGAACTGACGGCACCACTCGCCCCCTTGGGTGCAAGCGATGCGGCGCCTTGTCCTGGTTTGACGCCTCCGGTCAGCCCGCCGACCGCTTGGGCCGGGTTCTGAGCGGCAGCCTGCGCCGCTTGGCCAGCTTGCTGGGCGCCAGCCGCAGCGTTCTGGCCGGCGGCCTGCGCCGCTTGGGCAGCCTGGCCCGCTTGTTGAGCGCGAGCCGCGGCGTTCTGGCCTGCAGCCTGCGCCGCTTGGGCAGCCTGCTGAGCGCCAGCAGCAGCGTTCTGGCCGGCGGCCTGCGCCGCTTGGGCAGCCTGGCCCGCTTGTTGAGCGCGAGCCGCGGCGTTCTGGCCTGCAGCCTGCGCCGCTTGGGCAGCCTGCTGAGCGCCAGCAGCAGCGTTCTGGCCGGCGGCCTGTGCCGCCTGGGCAGCTTGGCCCGCTTGTTGGGCGCGAGCCGCAGCGTTCTGGCCTGCAGCCTGCGCCGCTTGGGCAGCTTGTTGAGCTTGCTCTGGGTTTTCTGGAATGCCGGTCATGCGGGGATCCTCCGGTTAGGGATTCGGGGTTGCAGCGTCGGAGGCGTCCGCGGGGACGGATTCCTCCTGGGGGGGTTCGGGGGCGTTGGCATCGTCGAGGCGGAAGAAGGGCTTGCCGTCGTCGCCAAGTCCGA
This DNA window, taken from Fibrobacterota bacterium, encodes the following:
- a CDS encoding type VI secretion system tip protein VgrG gives rise to the protein MTGIPENPEQAQQAAQAAQAAGQNAAARAQQAGQAAQAAQAAGQNAAAGAQQAAQAAQAAGQNAAARAQQAGQAAQAAQAAGQNAAAGAQQAAQAAQAAGQNAAARAQQAGQAAQAAQAAGQNAAAGAQQAGQAAQAAAQNPAQAVGGLTGGVKPGQGAASLAPKGASGAVSSSSGASSLGSRGTSGAASSSSGASSVSRSSPASSGGSSASSSGSSSGGSGGSGRADTTLYTFEVTGLSESFGVLRFSAIESISAATQISILAISTANGLAHDDMVGKEAVLRIHVNGEHCLRGVVTEFHEEPFGDKYSRYEISMRGRVDLLSYSAHNRVFQNKTIPEILKEVAKDAGLEGKLYKENFSGSYQPRELHVQYNESDLSFFHRTAHGAGIFFYEETVGEDVTFVVADDNNAFQPSEQTDEMQYRPGAGLVEENFDAIFSLRRSNALHKGGVRLTGYDYQKPGAIQKGQATGQGQGEWVRHEVDTEKPGELTKIAKFARESEMAARDRVTCSTHNPMMRAGTKFTISQQFGRGFGGDYVLIEVKHEGSQEGSLLGNGQDSHYSNTVVAQSMSLAYRPSPLATRPQVPGVLVVKSDGPDGDYAHIDDAGRYRAKFPFDEAPHKDGQMSPPVRLSQPYAGPGYGMHMPIHKGADLVLAFEDGDVDKPIAIGTLPNPSNKSPVTANNKSQSVFKTATGNTLTLDDLKDKTRVQLNSSGGRKLALEDNKDIAGALLETVNKHRLHLDDKGDTLELSVSDNTHGLTIQSKKGIATLRTKSGHFLTLDDDKKALSIQTAGGHLVKMDDDGKMITIQDGNKKNIIQLDMGGNKLILKTEGDLEITAKGSMKVKAKDISMQADSGAINMKAAAGDIKQEAMNINLKATQKIAAEATMDAGIKGLNVKMEGTVNVESKAGVQNKMTGVMTNVEASAMNTVKGAIVMIN